One genomic window of Cupriavidus sp. P-10 includes the following:
- a CDS encoding methionine adenosyltransferase: MPWGDWRHNSDIAHISPVGASPAADCLFLCYATTNDTSFGVGSASFSPVVVAVLSASRVSRDSVYRGAFKAAGMDFKIMGSPASPTRPPGKPLKK, from the coding sequence GTGCCTTGGGGCGATTGGCGGCACAATTCAGATATAGCCCATATTTCGCCCGTCGGCGCCAGCCCTGCGGCGGATTGCTTGTTCCTCTGCTACGCCACTACCAACGACACTTCGTTCGGCGTTGGCTCCGCCTCGTTCTCCCCTGTGGTCGTGGCGGTTCTTTCAGCGTCCCGTGTTTCGCGCGATAGCGTCTACCGGGGCGCTTTCAAGGCAGCAGGCATGGATTTCAAGATCATGGGGAGCCCGGCGAGTCCCACCAGGCCCC